The following coding sequences lie in one Treponema socranskii subsp. buccale genomic window:
- a CDS encoding ComF family protein: protein MKRFVFALKERAVYAMRSALSFVAGGNACAVCGRQAGTLPLCGECERRCFAKPPCGEGERCSVCGKTLISERGVCMRCRRERLLVHTDAVFPLYSYRLWNSVLLFRWKIQGERALSPFFAARAASALKTLPGAFVVVPVPPRPGKIRKKGWDQIEELCRFLEYSYGYDVCRILERRTTGEQKRLGREARLESIGKTYSLKSEKAFKRELKRFGGKVPKNLCIVDDLFTTGVTLESCAAVLKSAGAEKVFAVTLFIAD from the coding sequence GTGAAACGCTTCGTTTTTGCATTGAAAGAAAGGGCAGTGTACGCCATGCGCTCAGCCCTGTCCTTTGTTGCCGGCGGAAACGCTTGTGCGGTCTGCGGAAGACAGGCGGGCACGCTTCCTCTGTGCGGCGAGTGCGAAAGGCGGTGTTTTGCGAAGCCTCCTTGTGGAGAGGGAGAGCGGTGTTCGGTGTGCGGCAAAACGCTCATATCCGAGCGCGGCGTGTGTATGCGCTGCAGGCGGGAGCGTCTTTTGGTACATACGGATGCCGTTTTCCCCCTCTATTCGTATCGTTTGTGGAACAGCGTGCTTTTGTTCCGCTGGAAAATACAAGGAGAACGTGCCCTCTCTCCGTTTTTTGCCGCCCGCGCAGCTTCAGCCCTTAAAACTCTGCCGGGTGCGTTTGTCGTCGTTCCGGTACCGCCGCGTCCGGGAAAGATCCGCAAAAAAGGCTGGGATCAGATCGAAGAGCTTTGCCGTTTTCTCGAATACAGCTACGGATACGACGTGTGCAGAATTCTCGAACGCCGTACGACAGGCGAACAAAAACGGCTCGGACGGGAAGCGCGGCTCGAATCGATCGGAAAAACATACTCGCTGAAATCCGAAAAAGCGTTCAAAAGGGAACTCAAGCGCTTCGGCGGCAAAGTACCGAAAAATCTGTGTATCGTCGACGATCTTTTTACGACGGGCGTAACGCTCGAAAGCTGCGCCGCCGTTTTAAAATCCGCCGGAGCCGAAAAGGTCTTCGCCGTCACCCTCTTTATTGCGGATTGA
- a CDS encoding NAD(+)/NADH kinase, giving the protein MEKCRIVVNTSKPESQSLGNEIKRFLEEKHIASSFYRFDGFSDANPFSGSDFAVTLGGDGTVLFAARGCASLGIPVFPVNLGEFGFIASIEKNEWKEKLELFLSGALFIGERSMLEVSFSRGLGRNFSAVALNDVVVSADTAAKTVSLEVSYDGVPLGVFKTDGIIVSTATGSTAYSASAGGPIVDPELDAIILTPINAFSLSSRPIVLDPREEVCIKLLSVRKEAALITVDGQTPFALKAESVITVRKAAHKVKLAGCTTEKFCSALRSKLNWSGGPHARRPDD; this is encoded by the coding sequence ATGGAAAAGTGCCGTATCGTCGTCAACACGTCGAAACCCGAATCGCAGTCGCTCGGAAACGAAATCAAGCGTTTTTTGGAAGAAAAACATATCGCCTCGTCGTTTTATCGCTTTGACGGTTTCAGCGATGCCAATCCGTTTTCCGGTTCGGATTTTGCGGTAACGCTCGGCGGCGACGGAACGGTGCTCTTTGCCGCCCGCGGCTGCGCATCTCTCGGCATTCCCGTATTTCCGGTCAATTTGGGCGAATTCGGTTTTATCGCGAGTATCGAAAAAAACGAATGGAAAGAAAAGCTCGAACTTTTTTTATCGGGTGCGCTCTTTATCGGCGAGCGAAGCATGCTCGAAGTTTCGTTTTCGCGCGGTTTAGGCAGAAATTTTTCCGCCGTCGCCTTAAACGATGTCGTCGTCAGCGCGGACACGGCTGCAAAAACCGTTTCACTCGAAGTATCCTACGACGGCGTGCCGCTCGGCGTTTTTAAAACGGACGGCATCATCGTCAGTACGGCTACCGGTTCGACCGCGTATTCGGCGTCTGCAGGCGGACCGATCGTCGATCCTGAACTCGATGCGATTATTCTCACTCCGATAAATGCCTTTTCGCTTTCGTCGCGTCCCATTGTGCTCGATCCGCGCGAAGAAGTGTGCATAAAGCTCCTTTCGGTGCGGAAAGAGGCGGCGCTTATCACCGTAGACGGACAGACGCCTTTTGCGCTGAAAGCTGAAAGCGTCATCACCGTACGGAAAGCCGCGCACAAAGTAAAGCTTGCGGGCTGCACGACGGAAAAGTTTTGCAGCGCGCTTCGTTCAAAATTGAATTGGTCGGGAGGGCCGCATGCTCGAAGACCTGACGATTAA
- a CDS encoding DegT/DnrJ/EryC1/StrS family aminotransferase, with translation MIRTYSTTIRRKEMDAVLTCMVDEKIGPGEMNARFIQSVKEFFKCDGAVAVRSPSIALKYAMKALGAESGTMVMISALAPSWQILALEEFGYTPLVLDVDEATALMTADIVSEGIKKGGRILLLHETNGIMPDMDAIASLGIPVIEDISQSVGSSAPVPEGTERTPAEAARARAGLYGVFAILSLEERDVVTAGGGAVVMAGSRRDWIPLKKYTDEAPLTDLLPDLNAALAWVELREFNKNEEKRKEIFTLFQRACMSGRHTMLVRDFDGASTMCTFPLVLSSAYKDVKQYTDRKGIEIARAFERSVIALRDEALSPSCIRAKSLSLRCVLFPLYPRLTHSETAQIVKVLGTLP, from the coding sequence ATGATTCGAACATACAGCACAACGATCAGACGAAAAGAGATGGACGCCGTGCTCACCTGCATGGTCGACGAAAAGATCGGACCGGGTGAGATGAACGCGCGTTTTATCCAGTCGGTAAAAGAATTTTTCAAATGCGACGGCGCCGTCGCCGTGAGAAGTCCTTCCATCGCGCTGAAATACGCGATGAAAGCGCTCGGTGCGGAAAGCGGCACGATGGTGATGATTTCAGCTCTTGCTCCTTCGTGGCAGATACTCGCCCTCGAAGAGTTCGGCTATACGCCGCTCGTGCTCGACGTCGATGAAGCGACCGCTCTCATGACGGCGGATATCGTTTCCGAGGGGATCAAAAAAGGCGGACGTATCCTCCTCCTGCACGAAACGAACGGCATTATGCCCGATATGGACGCGATCGCGTCTCTCGGTATTCCCGTTATAGAGGATATTTCGCAGAGTGTCGGATCTTCGGCTCCCGTCCCTGAGGGGACGGAGCGTACGCCTGCCGAAGCCGCGCGCGCGAGGGCGGGCTTATACGGCGTGTTTGCGATTTTGAGCCTCGAAGAGCGCGATGTCGTCACCGCAGGCGGGGGAGCGGTCGTCATGGCGGGAAGCAGGCGCGATTGGATCCCGCTTAAAAAATACACGGACGAAGCGCCTCTTACGGATTTGCTTCCCGATTTGAACGCGGCGCTCGCGTGGGTCGAGCTTCGCGAATTCAATAAAAACGAAGAAAAACGCAAGGAAATCTTTACGCTTTTTCAGCGTGCCTGTATGTCGGGCAGGCATACAATGCTCGTACGCGATTTTGACGGAGCTTCGACGATGTGTACCTTTCCGCTCGTCCTTTCGAGCGCGTACAAAGACGTCAAGCAGTACACCGACCGCAAAGGCATCGAAATCGCGCGAGCTTTCGAACGCTCGGTTATTGCGCTCCGCGATGAAGCGCTTTCTCCTTCGTGCATCCGCGCAAAATCGCTCAGTCTGCGCTGCGTTTTGTTTCCGCTCTATCCGCGGCTCACGCACAGCGAGACGGCGCAGATCGTCAAAGTGCTCGGTACGCTGCCGTGA
- the malQ gene encoding 4-alpha-glucanotransferase, whose product MTFTRKSGILLHPTSLSGSPGIGTLGKSAYRFADWLHRSNQKLWQILPLGPTGYGDSPYASFSTFAGNSLLVDFELLVERGWACTDDTVPPDYIRSDGPVDFGSVVWWKLPALSKCALYFLSHANDADRDVFASFKNDNEAWLDTYAVFMSVKNFFDEKAKRQDGNPGGKNVMWNNSWPKELASCEPKAVEHWKVEHAEEIEIIKAIQFFFAVQWGDLKRYANSLGIDIIGDIPIFVAPDSADVWANQKLFQLDENGIPTRVAGVPPDYFSATGQLWGNPLYDWDAMKKDGYAWWISRIRRMLSLVDCIRIDHFRGFESYWSVPYGEETAVKGMWVKCPGADFFAAVKASLGDIPIIAEDLGVITDEVRALRDACGFPGMKVLEFAFDPEEAGRGGMTNAFLPHEYENTRCVVYTGTHDNDTLQGWLLRERDDVVRVTAEYLCGKPLSDKDARTMVTSGELCGKLVKEAFASIASYAVIPLQDVLGLDNGARMNTPSTTGGNWMWRMDENALTDEAAASLAFLSKFYGRNGE is encoded by the coding sequence ATGACATTTACACGAAAAAGCGGCATCCTGCTGCATCCGACATCCCTTTCGGGAAGTCCCGGCATCGGAACGCTCGGAAAGAGCGCATATCGTTTTGCGGATTGGCTGCATCGCTCGAACCAAAAGCTGTGGCAGATACTGCCGCTCGGGCCGACCGGTTACGGCGATTCTCCGTACGCATCGTTTTCAACTTTTGCGGGAAATTCGCTCCTCGTCGATTTTGAACTGCTTGTCGAAAGAGGCTGGGCGTGCACGGACGATACGGTTCCGCCCGATTATATACGCTCCGACGGGCCGGTCGATTTCGGCTCGGTCGTTTGGTGGAAGCTCCCTGCGCTTTCGAAATGCGCTCTTTATTTTTTGTCGCACGCAAACGACGCCGACCGAGATGTTTTCGCATCTTTTAAAAACGACAACGAAGCGTGGCTCGACACATATGCCGTCTTTATGAGCGTAAAAAACTTTTTCGACGAAAAAGCGAAAAGGCAGGATGGAAACCCCGGCGGAAAGAACGTGATGTGGAACAACTCGTGGCCGAAAGAGCTTGCATCCTGTGAGCCGAAAGCGGTCGAGCACTGGAAAGTCGAACACGCGGAAGAAATCGAAATTATTAAAGCGATACAGTTTTTCTTTGCAGTGCAGTGGGGCGACTTGAAACGCTATGCCAATTCCCTCGGCATCGACATCATCGGCGATATTCCGATCTTTGTCGCCCCCGATTCGGCGGACGTGTGGGCGAATCAAAAACTGTTTCAGCTCGACGAAAACGGCATTCCGACGCGGGTAGCGGGAGTGCCGCCCGATTATTTTTCGGCGACGGGGCAGTTGTGGGGAAACCCGCTCTACGATTGGGATGCGATGAAAAAAGACGGATACGCGTGGTGGATTTCGCGCATCCGCCGCATGCTCTCCCTCGTCGACTGTATCCGCATCGATCACTTCCGCGGCTTCGAATCCTATTGGTCGGTTCCGTACGGAGAGGAGACCGCCGTAAAGGGTATGTGGGTGAAATGCCCCGGCGCGGATTTTTTTGCCGCCGTCAAAGCATCTCTCGGCGATATCCCCATCATTGCGGAAGACTTGGGCGTCATTACCGACGAAGTGCGCGCGCTCCGCGATGCGTGCGGTTTTCCCGGCATGAAAGTGCTCGAGTTCGCTTTCGATCCCGAAGAAGCGGGGCGCGGAGGCATGACGAACGCTTTTTTGCCGCACGAATACGAAAATACGCGCTGCGTCGTCTATACCGGCACGCACGACAACGATACGCTGCAGGGCTGGCTCCTCCGTGAAAGAGACGATGTCGTGCGGGTGACCGCCGAATACCTGTGCGGAAAGCCGCTTTCGGATAAAGACGCTCGGACAATGGTCACAAGCGGCGAATTGTGCGGAAAGCTCGTAAAGGAAGCGTTCGCGTCAATCGCTTCGTACGCCGTCATCCCGTTGCAGGATGTTCTCGGTCTTGACAACGGTGCGCGTATGAATACGCCGTCGACGACGGGCGGCAATTGGATGTGGCGTATGGATGAGAATGCGCTCACCGATGAAGCGGCCGCTTCTCTCGCGTTTTTAAGCAAGTTCTACGGAAGAAACGGGGAATAA
- a CDS encoding chemotaxis protein CheW: protein MAGEDSQFQLVTFQLGDEIYGVDIMDVKEIVKIQDVRPIPNAPYYVEGIINLRGEIIPIIDLHKRFRLKSLKDEDIDPDIEGGFIILSIENNKIGIIIDRVARVVSVTADDIKDPPQMFSGIGSEYIQGVIRADNGTYLIMLDIRKLFNPKELQKIVDF, encoded by the coding sequence ATGGCCGGAGAAGATTCCCAATTTCAACTCGTAACGTTTCAGCTCGGCGATGAAATATACGGCGTCGATATCATGGATGTAAAGGAAATCGTAAAAATACAGGATGTACGTCCCATCCCGAATGCGCCGTATTACGTCGAAGGAATCATCAATCTGCGCGGGGAAATCATTCCGATCATCGATCTGCACAAGCGTTTTCGGCTGAAATCGCTGAAGGACGAAGACATCGATCCCGATATCGAAGGCGGCTTTATCATCCTCAGCATCGAAAACAATAAGATCGGCATCATCATCGACCGCGTCGCGCGCGTCGTTTCGGTGACGGCCGATGATATAAAAGATCCTCCGCAGATGTTCAGCGGTATCGGCTCGGAATACATTCAAGGCGTTATCCGCGCCGACAACGGCACCTACCTCATCATGCTCGATATACGCAAGCTGTTCAATCCGAAAGAACTGCAAAAGATTGTCGATTTTTAA